The sequence TTCCTCGTCATCGGCCCGGCCGAAGCGCTGGATCTGATCCGGCAGGATGTCCCGCGCATCCGCCTCCTCCTCCAGAGGAGGCGTCGCCGCCAGGTCCTGGTCCGTGATGTTGATCTCGTCCTCTCCGGTGTCCGGGTTCCGGTGGCGCAGCGAGGTGGACTCGCCCACATCCTCGTCTCCGAGCTTGTTGAACCGCATGGGGTCTCCTCGACAGGGACGGTTGAGAAAAGCTCTCCGTGTCCCCACGAAAATGGGCCCCCAGAACGGGAGCGGCAATCCACTCCGCCCGCCTGCCTGCCGGGCCCACCCCCCGTCAGCGGGGAGCCGTCGCCGGCTGGGCGTCAGGGCTGCCGGGCTCCACCTCCAGCAGCACCATCGCCAGCGCGAGCACCCGGGAGAGCGTCTCACGCACCGTGTAGCGCCAGGGGGTCGCCCGTCCCTCGTCCGCCGCCACGCCCCACGCGTCGATGCCCACCGAGTTCGCGATGAACAGCGCCCGCGACAGGTGGAAGCGCTGCGTGACCAGCACCGCCCGGTCCGCCCCGAACACCGAGTGGGCCCTGAGGCAGCTGTCGTAGGTGGACAGCCCCGCCTCGTCCCCCACCACCGCGTCCTCCGGCACCCCGCGCTCCAGCAGGTAGTTGCGCATGGCCCGCGTCTCGTTGTGGAAGGGCGCGGAGTTGTCCCCGCTCACCAAGAGCGACCGCACCTTGCCCTGCCGCCAGAGCGCGATGGCCGCGTCCAGCCGCTGCGCCAGCACCGGCGACGGCACCGCCCCCGGCGCCAGCCCCGCCCCGAACACCAGC comes from Corallococcus macrosporus and encodes:
- a CDS encoding SanA/YdcF family protein; this encodes MAPSDCFAGSMKAGGTTRVWVRRGLGLLGLAVAVLLGLSHFVRLRYQSRIVPLAVAPEAPVALVFGAGLAPGAVPSPVLAQRLDAAIALWRQGKVRSLLVSGDNSAPFHNETRAMRNYLLERGVPEDAVVGDEAGLSTYDSCLRAHSVFGADRAVLVTQRFHLSRALFIANSVGIDAWGVAADEGRATPWRYTVRETLSRVLALAMVLLEVEPGSPDAQPATAPR